A part of Salvelinus alpinus chromosome 5, SLU_Salpinus.1, whole genome shotgun sequence genomic DNA contains:
- the LOC139576953 gene encoding ubiquitin-conjugating enzyme E2 G1-like: MTEQSALLLRKQLAELNKNPVEGFSAGLIDDDDIYKWEVVIIGPQDTLFEGGFFKAYLTFPYDYPLQPPKLKFITEIWHPNVAKNGDVCISILHEPGEDKFGYEKPEERWLPIHTVETIMISVISMLADPNSESPANVDAAKEWREDPNGEFKRKVACCVRKSQEMAFD; the protein is encoded by the exons ATGACTGAACAATCAGCACTACTTCTTCGAAAGCAATTGGCAG AACTCAACAAGAACCCAGTGGAGGGCTTTTCAGCTGGCCTAATAGACGATGACGATATATACAAATGGGAGGTTGTCATCATAGGGCCACAAGACACCCTTTT CGAAGGAGGTTTTTTTAAAGCATACCTGACCTTTCCCTATGATTATCCTCTACAGCCTCCCAAGTTGAAGTTCATCACTGAAATCTGGCATCCTAATG TGGCAAAGAATGGCGATGTATGTATCTCAATTCTGCATGAGCCAGGAGAGGACAAGTTTGGCTATGAGAAGCCAGAGGAACGTTGGCTTCCTATCCACACTGTAGAGACGATTATGATCAGTGTAATCTCCATGCTGGCCGACCCAAACAGTGAATCGCCTGCTAATGTGGATGCTGCG AAAGAGTGGAGGGAGGATCCAAATGGTGAATTCAAGAGGAAGGTGGCTTGCTGTGTACGGAAAAGCCAGGAGATGGCATTTGACTAG
- the LOC139576955 gene encoding anaphase-promoting complex subunit 7-like: MNVIDHVRDMAAAGLHSNVRIISSLLLTMSNNNQELFSPSQKYQLLVYHADAIFHDKEYRNAACKYNMALQQKKVLSKTSKVRPSTGGTASSLQSQSFPSEIEVKYKIAECYTILKLDKDAIAVLDGIPSRQRTPKINMMLANLYRKAGHERSAVTSYKEVLRQCPLALDAIIGLLSLSVKGAEVASMTMDVIQSLPNLEWLSVWIKSYAFIHAGDNHRAINSIRSLEKKSLMRDNVDLLLSLADVYFRAGDTKNSILKFEQAQMLDPYLIKGMDVYGYLMAREGHLEDVEVLGGRLFNISDQHAEPWVISGCHSFYSKRYSRALYLGAKAIQLNSNSVQALLLKGAALRNMGRVQEAIIHFREAMRLAPCRLDCYEGLIDCYLASNGIREAMGMANNIYKTLGANAQTLTILATVCLEDPVTQEKAKTLLDKALAQRPDYTKAVVKKAELLSREQKYEEGIALLRNALANQSDCVLHRMLGDFLVAVNDYQEAMDQYSIALSLDPNDQKSLEGMQKMEKEESPADATVELDGDDMEGSGEDGELEGSDSEAAQWADQEQWFGMQ; encoded by the exons ATGAACGTCATAGATCATGTGAGGGATATGGCCGCCGCGGGACTTCACTCAAACGTTCGGATAATTAGTAGCTTACTGCTGACAATGAGCAATAACAATCA AGAACTGTTCTCACCATCCCAGAAGTACCAGCTGCTGGTTTATCATGCAGATGCCATCTTCCATGACAAGGAGTACCGTAATGCTGCTTGCAAGTACAACATGGCACTGCAGCAGAAGAAAGTGCTCAGCAAAACTTCTAAAGTGCGGCCATCTACCGGGGGAACTGCATCCTCCTTGCAGTCACAG AGTTTTCCCTCAGAGATTGAGGTCAAGTATAAGATTGCAGAGTGCTACACCATCCTGAAGCTGGATAAGGATGCAATTGCAGTGCTTGATGGGATTCCATCTAGACAGAGAACCCCAAAG ATCAACATGATGCTGGCTAATCTGTACAGGAAGGCTGGACACGAACGCTCTGCTGTCACAAGCTACAAAGAGGTCCTGAGACAGTGTCCCTTGGCACTGGATGCCATCATTG GTCTCCTGTCTCTGTCAGTGAAGGGAGCTGAGGTGGCGTCCATGACTATGGATGTGATCCAGAGTCTTCCCAACCTGGAGTGGCTCTCTGTGTGGATCAAATCCTATGCCTTCATACATGCAGGGGACAACCACAGAGCAATCAACTCCATCCG CTCCCTGGAGAAGAAGTCTCTAATGCGTGACAATGTGGACCTGCTGTTGAGCCTGGCAGATGTGTACTTCAGGGCAGGCGACACAAAGAACTCCATTCTGAAGTTTGAGCAGGCCCAGATGCTGGATCCTTATCTGATCAAAG GCATGGATGTATATGGCTACCTTATGGCACGTGAGGGGCACCTGGAGGATGTTGAGGTTCTGGGAGGAAGGCTGTTCAACATCTCAGACCAGCATGCAGAGCCCTGGGTCATATCTGG ATGTCACAGCTTCTACAGTAAGCGCTACTCCCGGGCCCTCTACCTGGGTGCCAAGGCCATCCAGCTGAACAGCAACAGTGTGCAAGCCCTCCTCCTGAAGGGGGCAGCACTGAGGAACATGGGCCGAGTGCAGGAGGCCATCATCCACTTCAGAGAGGCCATGCGCCTGGCGCCCTGCCGTCTGGACTGCTATGAAG GTCTGATTGACTGTTACCTGGCATCCAATGGGATCCGAGAGGCAATGGGGATGGCCAATAACATCTATAAGACCCTGGGAGCGAATGCCCAGACTCTGACCATCCTGGCTACAGTCTGCCTGGAGGACCCTGTGACCCAGGAGAAGGCCAAAACCCTGCTGGACAAGGCGCTAGCCCAGAGGCCTGACTACACCAAGGCTGTGGTCAAGAAGGCAGAGCTGCTAA GTCGGGAACAGAAATACGAGGAAGGGATTGCTCTTCTCCGGAATGCCTTGGCCAATCAGAGTGACTGTGTGCTGCACAGGATGCTGGGGGATTTCTTGGTGGCGGTCAATGATTATCAAGAGGCTATGGACCAATACAGCATAGCACTTAG CCTGGACCCGAATGACCAGAAGTCTCTGGAAGGAATGCAGAagatggagaaggaggagagcCCTGCTGATGCCACTGTGGAGCTGGATGGAGATGACATGGAGGGCAGCGGGGAGGATGGAGAGCTGGAAGGCAGTGACAGTGAAGCAGCCCAGTGGGCAGACCAGGAGCAGTGGTTTGGCATGCAGTGA